The Methanosarcina barkeri str. Wiesmoor DNA segment ATAAATCCATGTTTGATTGAAAATCAATAGCAGTAAAAATATGAATTTACGAAAATTTAGTTGAATAAGAAAGAGCGATTACTCGCTCTCCCTCTTCTAAGAACCATACGTGAAAGTTTCCCTTCATACGGCTCAAGCATTCTATAACCCTTTCTGTATCAGGCAGCAATCTTTTTTTTTTTTTCAAATGGAGTAAACCTTCCGATAACTAAGTTTGTTTTGACGTTCGTGGAAGTAGTCCTTATCAAGAAATGTATTCATTTGCAGCTTTAAAGGAATATGTCTGTAAATCCTGGTTGTAGATAAGAGCAAGAGTTCATTAATCTCTGTTCTGAAATTCCACCTTCTAGAAGTGCTTCTATTCCAGTATTTGTTGACGATCCAATCTTTGGATTTATTCGGATGTCTTCTTTTAGCCCATTTCCATAACAGTTCCCATATTATGTGGTCAAGTTTCTGGAAAGTATCCGAAGAAACCACAGAATTATGGTAGTTGGACCAGCCTCTTATTATAGGATTTAGTTTGGAAATTAAGACTTTCTGAGACCATGCCATTCCTTCCGTTATGGTTTGACTAATTGTTTCAGTAAATCTTTTAATGGACTTTTTGGAAGGTTTGATCAGAAGCTTACCTTTATACTTGCGGAAATTCCAGCCGAGGAAGTCAAAGCCTTCATTAATGTTTGTGATAAAGGTTTTATCATCGGAGAGCTCAAGACCTCGCTCTTTAAGAAAAGCAACAACTTCGTCCTTAATTTCCCCTGCAGTTTCTTTGGAATTAGCAGTGACTATGAAATCGTCAGCGTATCTTATGAAGTTGACTTTCTTGGAATTTTTCCCTTTTTTAGGGTACTTAACAAGAAGCATTTTCTCGATACCATCCAATGTCATATTAGCCAGAATAGGAGAGATAATCCCACCTTGTGGCGTACCTGCTTTCGTTGGATTCAGATGACGTTTATAAATAAATCCCGCTTTGAGAAATTGAGTTAGTATAGCTTTGTCTATTGGGATATTAGTCAGCAACCACTGATGATTTATATTATCGAAACATCCTCTAATATCACCTTCCAAAATCCATTGAGCTGAAGTCTTTTTACTCAGACATAGAAAGATTTGCTGACAGGCATCCTTGGTACTTCGATGTTTTCTGAAGCCAAAAGACCGTAGGTCAGACTTAATTTCAGCTACTGGTTCCAGAGCCAGTGAATATAAAGATTGGATAGCCCTGTCATACATTGTAGGGATACCTAAGGGACGTTTCTTCGTCTTACCAGGTTTATTGATAAAGACTCGTTTAAGCGGTTTGGCTTTGTATCTTTTACCAGTGAGACTAAGGACAGCTTTCATTTTGGAGGCAGAACTTAACCATTTTTCACCATCAATTCCAGATGTCCTTTTTCCTTTATTTTGAGTAACTCTTCTTACTGCCAAAAGTTTGGCGAAGTAGGAGTGAGTCAGTAAATATTGTAATCTCTTGACAAGATTCCATTTGTTTTGTAGAACTGCTTTTGTAATCCGAGTTTGCAACTTATTAACTCTCTTTTCTATTTGATACCAGTTGATGTTTTTCCACATCTGGCAAAGTTGAGCGTTTGTAAGCTTCTTATCCAGAAAGGATATCGTTGAACAACTTACATTCAGAAGTTTGCCTCCTTTCATACAATAGAATACCAAATAAGCAAGTATGCATCCTTTAGGACCAAGGCAAAGTTTGAACCTCTATCCATTCCATTACAAAATGGCTTTCGCTTTTTGCTTAAATCCTCTGACCTCTATACCATCGATTCTCTTCACAGAGTCTCTACCTTTCCTTTTTTTTTTAAAAAAAAAAAAAAAAAAAAAAAGGAGTATATAGGGTTTACCAAGTTCTATACTACAAATAATATGAATGCCTTAGAAGCCATCTTTAAACCGAGAATCATTTGTCCATTTGCCATAATGTCCGCAGACCCACTATAGCCTGATTCTGTACCTTTTGGTTAAAGCGCATCAACCTGTTTTCGCTTATTCCACTTCACGATTCTTACGATGGTTCACTTTACGTTCTTCATAGTATTCTTATCCTAACCAATTATCAAAGTCAGGTTCTTTGAGTTCTTGATATTGTCATGTGAGCTTCACACACAAACGTTACCATTTATGCATGTCACAGTAGGATTACCTCAAATGGAAAAGGTAGCATATAACGCAATTCATAGTATAGCTTCTTGTCGCACCTGCGGAAAGTGGGATAAAAGAATAAATTCGGGAAAAATAGTAATAGAAAACTATATTAGAAATGCTAGGTTTCAATTCGAAACTAAAAATTTGGAGTTAAATCTGGAAAAAACGATGATGACAGGTATTATATAAAAAGAATCTAAAAATAAGAATGGGATCAGGTAGGAGATAAGAAATACCTTTTAATGAGTTATAGCTTTGGGCACGAAGAGATGTAGCCTTTGATACGTAAAAAAAGAATATTTTAAATATGCCTTTTTCAATCTGAGAAGGAACAAGTCCAGAGTTCGATCAATCTCAATGAGTGAAAAATCCAGATAGGAATAGATTTTAATTATAAAGAATATACACAGAAATTCCATTCTGAATCCCTATGAAGGTGTATTTTTGAATAAGGGAATATTGAAGAAAGCCATTGTGATTATCTTACTGCTTACAATTGGAGTATTTCTGGCCCATGCCTACTGGACGGAAATTGTATCTGTTCTTGGAGAAAGCTTGAAAATGCTCACTGAAACAAGAATTCGATATGTTATTCTGGCGTTCTTAGTTTACCTGTTGAGTGTGTACTTATTTGCAGTCCGCTGGCAGCAGGTACTCTCCTGCATTGGACACAATCTTAAAGCCACAGATCTTCTTCCCATTCTCTTCGGAGCAATTTTTGTGAACAACCTGACTCCAGCGAACCGGACAGGAGGCGAACCCCTGCGGATATTATGGATTAACAAGCGCTTCGGGATAAGGTATACCGACGCTTTCATAACGATCCTCTTTGAAAGGCTCGTTGAAGCAATTCCCATTATCCTGCTCTTATTCTATGTACTATACTTCATTCCCTCTTTAGATATTAAATTCCTGCCTCAGAAAAATATCCTGACATTAAATTCAACTTATCTGTTGCTCCTTGCTTTCCTTGCAACCGGAATACTCATATGGATTTTCCGGGAAAGATTTACTGTCCTTCTTAAAGATATACAGCAAAACTGGAAAAAACTTCATAAATCTTTTATTCCTGCTCTCCTTCTATCTTCC contains these protein-coding regions:
- the ltrA gene encoding group II intron reverse transcriptase/maturase, whose product is MKGGKLLNVSCSTISFLDKKLTNAQLCQMWKNINWYQIEKRVNKLQTRITKAVLQNKWNLVKRLQYLLTHSYFAKLLAVRRVTQNKGKRTSGIDGEKWLSSASKMKAVLSLTGKRYKAKPLKRVFINKPGKTKKRPLGIPTMYDRAIQSLYSLALEPVAEIKSDLRSFGFRKHRSTKDACQQIFLCLSKKTSAQWILEGDIRGCFDNINHQWLLTNIPIDKAILTQFLKAGFIYKRHLNPTKAGTPQGGIISPILANMTLDGIEKMLLVKYPKKGKNSKKVNFIRYADDFIVTANSKETAGEIKDEVVAFLKERGLELSDDKTFITNINEGFDFLGWNFRKYKGKLLIKPSKKSIKRFTETISQTITEGMAWSQKVLISKLNPIIRGWSNYHNSVVSSDTFQKLDHIIWELLWKWAKRRHPNKSKDWIVNKYWNRSTSRRWNFRTEINELLLLSTTRIYRHIPLKLQMNTFLDKDYFHERQNKLSYRKVYSI
- a CDS encoding lysylphosphatidylglycerol synthase transmembrane domain-containing protein — protein: MNKGILKKAIVIILLLTIGVFLAHAYWTEIVSVLGESLKMLTETRIRYVILAFLVYLLSVYLFAVRWQQVLSCIGHNLKATDLLPILFGAIFVNNLTPANRTGGEPLRILWINKRFGIRYTDAFITILFERLVEAIPIILLLFYVLYFIPSLDIKFLPQKNILTLNSTYLLLLAFLATGILIWIFRERFTVLLKDIQQNWKKLHKSFIPALLLSSGVWILDIVRLQLIALALNLHLSLHIIASVSILYLLLGLLPITPGGLGIVEGGLISLLLYFGLSLASSGSFVFLERFISFGLSSLIGFLYLFYYGGTEIWKNTKLQ